A genomic region of Gossypium hirsutum isolate 1008001.06 chromosome D01, Gossypium_hirsutum_v2.1, whole genome shotgun sequence contains the following coding sequences:
- the LOC107933039 gene encoding U-box domain-containing protein 44 — MSTMDFNIGIEDVGVAILQELWNRVTLQAVELAKETRDVVIEKDSFREFSRSITELDVLLKALNVRTIEAAMGTESTKVALEKLNDKLRRARQIIKNYKAGSRLRFLLHSHSVLTEMSGLAKDIATTISSFQLSNLDMALNLKSMNDEVIEKLNSMEFSVAAATEKIALEIENSVSQSSRNRENAVNLLEKIAEAVGADANASLVQTELAFLKQEKEEMEVQKKQAEALQLSQLMQLLHSTEIVPSPRNEEASTYHKQYPIGSFICPLCKEIMVDPVAVFCGHSFERNAIQEYFESGNKNCPTCKEELRSLELTPNVNLRSSIEEWKKNDMDLRFQAAVSGINSDDHIRKNQALDDMQVLVEISQYAVRAAEEGLIPKFVESLKDTTLNTMAAVKCLYCLATYCDDRKREIIEAGAVRRIVKRIYNGETEPNTIAILLELSKTEAFVEKIGNTKDCIPLLVYLVGNSNPEIALKAQDVLRNLSSNTHFVVKMAESGFFQSFVARFNQAVGHQETRALMASALIEMQLKENSINDLKDKQFVHNLVHMLAANAPACKSACIKCVKKLIQYPKMVKRFLSDPATIPLMLNVISFRSDPILKQEAAEILALLVQACKQPQFQIYQGLQELQSEHSVGLFLQLVEKSEREFKIQFLHLLIELSNKSKTAQNLIRDNVDAVTHLFSCLDSNQPLVRRWTMKLIYCVSEGDGVPLPPSPGKETAINNLASILICSPDFEERSIAAGIISQLPKDDIDVDEILCKTETLKAIHEVICSSDEEFGGIGAHNNQDKSLLENALAALLRFTGSSKPELQNQVGKLELYPALVRVLSTGSSLAKQRTATALEHLSRSTSSLVSEASIRVRHEDSRSLFNTINLFPNMSWCCSASAENKISCPVHGIACSQRHTFCLVKADAVKPLLQTLSDTNSGVAEASLKALETLLEDHSTLSHATAAIVESQGVEAILQVLEKGTLSAKTIALDLFHKIVNHSRISGPSFQRSEGILIQLLHEDAIRKKVALVLKQMKVLPEQSSYF, encoded by the exons ATGTCTACCATGGACTTCAATATCGGGATTGAAGATGTTGGTGTCGCGATATTACAAGAGCTTTGGAACAGGGTAACACTTCAAGCGGTAGAGCTGGCTAAAGAAACAAGAGATGTCGTGATCGAGAAGGATAGTTTTCGAGAGTTTTCGAGGAGTATAACGGAGCTGGATGTGCTTTTGAAGGCGTTGAATGTTCGAACAATTGAGGCTGCGATGGGTACGGAGTCTACGAAAGTGGCGTTGGAGAAGTTGAATGATAAACTACGGAGAGCTCGTCAGATCATTAAGAATTATAAGGCCGGAAGTCGTCTTCGGTTCTTGCTTCACTCACATTCGGTGCTCACGGAGATGTCGGGTTTGGCCAAAGATATTGCTACTACTATTTCGTCATTTCAGTTGAGTAATCTCGATATGGCACTGAACTTGAAGAGTATGAACGATGAGGTTATCGAGAAACTGAACTCAATGGAGTTTAGTGTGGCGGCAGCGACCGAAAAGATTGCTTTGGAGATAGAGAATTCAGTGTCCCAAAGTAGTAGAAACCGAGAGAATGCTGTAAACCTTCTGGAGAAGATCGCGGAAGCTGTTGGTGCCGATGCGAATGCGTCGTTGGTACAAACAGAATTGGCATTTTTGAAACAGGAAAAAGAAGAGATGGAAGTTCAAAAGAAACAAGCCGAGGCACTTCAGCTGTCGCAGTTGATGCAGTTGTTGCATAGCACCGAAATTGTTCCGAGTCCACGAAATGAGGAGGCCTCAACATATCATAAGCAATACCCTATTGGTTCCTTCATATGCCCCTTGTGCAAGGAGATTATGGTTGACCCAGTTGCAGTTTTTTGTGGCCATAGCTTCGAAAGGAACGCGATACAGGAATACTTCGAGAGTGGAAACAAAAATTGCCCGACTTGCAAAGAAGAGCTTCGAAGTTTGGAGTTAACTCCAAATGTTAACCTCCGGAGCTCGATCGAAGAGTGGAAGAAAAATGATATGGACTTGAGATTCCAAGCAGCAGTTTCCGGAATCAATTCCGATGACCATATTAGGAAAAACCAAGCCTTGGACGATATGCAGGTTCTGGTGGAAATCTCTCAATATGCAGTGAGAGCTGCAGAGGAGGGGCTTATCCCGAAGTTCGTCGAGTCATTAAAAGACACCACACTCAACACCATGGCAGCAGTGAAATGCCTTTATTGCTTAGCTACATATTGTGATGACCGTAAG CGAGAAATCATTGAAGCGGGAGCTGTTCGCCGAATTGTGAAGCGGATCTATAACGGTGAAACGGAACCGAACACGATTGCCATCTTGTTGGAACTGTCTAAAACCGAAGCTTTCGTAGAGAAAATAGGGAATACCAAAGATTGTATTCCCCTCCTGGTTTATTTGGTCGGTAACTCCAACCCAGAAATCGCCTTGAAAGCTCAAGACGTATTGCGGAATCTTTCATCCAACACACACTTTGTTGTGAAGATGGCCGAATCCGGGTTCTTTCAGTCATTTGTTGCTCGATTCAACCAAG CGGTCGGACACCAAGAGACTCGAGCATTGATGGCGTCGGCATTGATAGAGATGCAACTCAAAGAAAACAGCATAAATGACTTGAAAGACAAACAATTTGTTCACAATCTAGTTCACATGCTAGCCGCTAACGCCCCGGCATGTAAATCTGCTTGCATCAAATGTGTCAAGAAGCTGATACAATATCCAAAGATGGTAAAGCGGTTCCTATCGGACCCAGCAACTATACCGCTCATGCTTAATGTCATCTCGTTCAGGTCGGATCCTATCCTTAAACAAGAAGCTGCCGAGATTCTAGCTCTGCTGGTACAAGCTTGTAAGCAACCGCAATTTCAGATATATCAGGGGCTGCAGGAGCTGCAATCCGAGCATAGCGTCGGTCTCTTTTTGCAGCTCGTAGAAAAATCTGAGCGTGAATTCAAGATTCAGTTCTTACACCTGCTGATTGAGCTTAGCAATAAGTCAAAGACGGCTCAAAATCTTATTCGAGATAATGTGGATGCTGTCACTCACCTTTTCTCTTGCCTCGATAGCAACCAACCTTTAGTTCGAAGATGGACGATGAAGCTAATATATTGTGTGTCAGAAGGTGACGGGGTTCCACTCCCACCATCTCCGGGAAAAGAAACTGCCATCAACAACTTAGCATCGATCCTCATTTGCTCACCAGATTTCGAAGAGAGGTCCATTGCTGCAGGGATTATTAGCCAACTTCCGAAAGATGATATAGATGTTGATGAAATACTCTGTAAGACAGAAACATTGAAAGCCATTCATGAAGTGATTTGCAGTTCGGATGAAGAATTCGGTGGGATCGGAGCACATAATAATCAGGACAAGTCTCTACTTGAAAATGCTCTAGCAGCACTATTACGCTTCACGGGATCCTCAAAGCCTGAACTTCAGAATCAAGTGGGAAAGCTTGAATTATATCCAGCTTTAGTTCGAGTACTTTCTACAGGCAGCTCATTGGCCAAGCAGCGAACAGCCACTGCTCTCGAACACCTATCCCGGTCCACCAGCTCGTTGGTCTCCGAAGCAAGCATCAGAGTAAGACATGAGGACTCGAGGTCACTGTTTAACACAATAAATCTCTTCCCTAATATGTCTTGGTGCTGCTCGGCTTCAGCAGAAAACAAAATTTCATGCCCCGTCCATGGCATTGCGTGTTCGCAGAGACATACATTCTGCCTTGTCAAGGCCGATGCCGTAAAGCCCCTACTGCAAACGTTAAGCGACACAAACTCGGGTGTCGCAGAGGCTTCCTTAAAGGCACTCGAAACATTGCTAGAAGATCACAGTACCTTGTCACATGCAACTGCTGCCATCGTGGAGAGTCAAGGTGTCGAGGCAATTCTGCAGGTCTTAGAGAAGGGAACCTTATCTGCCAAAACAATAGCATTGGACTTATTCCACAAGATCGTAAACCACTCGCGAATTAGCGGACCGTCATTCCAAAGGTCCGAGGGAATCCTCATCCAACTGCTTCACGAGGATGCAATTCGGAAGAAAGTAGCTCTAGTGCTTAAGCAAATGAAAGTTCTCCCTGAACAATCCTCGTATTTCTGA
- the LOC107933050 gene encoding pentatricopeptide repeat-containing protein At4g21065 yields MNNVYKLHVRLIKTGLQNDPVSLRRLLLSFAAAAPASLPHARSVFARVPFPDTFAYNTLIRAHAHSSPSHSVSLFSAMRRDGVSPDNFTFPFVLKACARLHIGHDAHALIIKLGLGSDIYVQNGLISLYGSFGSVAGAFDVFDEMPERDLVSWSSMISCFANNNFGYEALGLFQDMQLVGNLKPDEVTMLSVISAVSSLGALELGKWVDAYISRTGLKRTVSLGTALIDMYSRCGSVDDSIKIFNAIPVKNVLTWTVLINGLAVHGRSEEALKVFHEMKNAGLKPDHITFNGVLVACSHGGLVDDGWRVFESIKSDYGMEPTVEHYGCIVDLLGRAGLLNKAFEFVDTMPIKPNAVIWRTLLGACVKHNDLKLSEKAKVKIHELDPNHDGDYVLLSNVYGQVGKWDEKANVRNSMREKKVGKKPGYSFLNEGDMLHEFVSGDDFHPKSNEIKRFLVSIIDDLRLDGYTFFTCNALHDVEDEEKEQNLSFHSEKLAVAFALLRFKDRRTIRVIKNLRICYDCHCFMKHVSNKFDREIVVRDRNRFHHFSKGSCSCKDYW; encoded by the coding sequence ATGAATAATGTATACAAGCTCCACGTTCGCCTCATCAAAACTGGCCTCCAAAACGACCCCGTTTCCCTTCGTCGCCTCCTACTATCTTTCGCCGCCGCCGCCCCCGCATCCTTACCTCATGCCCGCTCTGTTTTCGCTCGCGTTCCTTTCCCCGATACCTTCGCTTATAACACCCTCATCAGAGCCCATGCTCACTCCTCTCCTTCTCACTCCGTTTCGCTCTTCTCCGCCATGCGCCGTGATGGCGTATCTCCGGACAACTTCACTTTCCCTTTCGTACTCAAAGCGTGCGCCCGTCTCCACATAGGTCACGATGCTCACGCGCTTATAATCAAACTGGGTTTGGGTTCAGATATTTATGTACAAAATGGGTTGATTAGTTTATACGGTTCGTTTGGGTCAGTGGCTGGTGCATTCGACGTGTTCGATGAAATGCCGGAAAGAGACTTGGTTTCTTGGTCCAGTATGATATCTTGTTTTGCAAATAATAATTTTGGATACGAAGCTTTGGGTTTGTTTCAAGATATGCAATTGGTGGGAAATCTTAAGCCGGATGAAGTTACCATGCTTAGTGTAATATCTGCAGTTTCAAGCTTAGGGGCTTTAGAATTAGGTAAATGGGTTGATGCTTACATTTCAAGAACTGGGTTGAAGCGCACTGTGTCATTAGGGACTGCGTTGATTGATATGTATTCTCGATGCGGCTCTGTCGACGATtccataaaaattttcaatgccATACCGGTGAAAAATGTATTGACTTGGACGGTACTAATCAATGGACTGGCTGTTCATGGCCGTAGTGAAGAAGCCTTGAAAGTGTTCCATGAGATGAAAAACGCTGGTTTGAAGCCCGATCATATTACCTTTAACGGTGTTTTAGTGGCTTGTAGTCACGGTGGACTCGTCGACGATGGGTGGAGAGTTTTTGAGAGTATAAAATCAGATTACGGGATGGAACCTACGGTGGAACATTATGGTTGTATTGTTGATTTACTTGGCCGTGCAGGGTTGCTTAATAAAGCTTTTGAGTTTGTTGATACAATGCCTATTAAGCCAAATGCAGTCATATGGAGGACTTTGCTTGGAGCTTGTGTGAAACACAATGACCTCAAGTTGTCCGAGAAAGCAAAGGTGAAGATTCATGAGCTCGACCCTAATCACGACGGTGATTATGTGCTTTTGTCGAACGTGTACGGTCAAGTTGGTAAATGGGACGAGAAAGCAAACGTGAGAAACTCGATGAGGGAAAAGAAAGTCGGGAAGAAACCCGGGTATAGTTTCCTTAATGAAGGGGATATGCTTCACGAGTTTGTTTCTGGAGACGATTTCCATCCTAAATCCAATGAAATCAAACGATTCTTGGTTTCGATAATCGATGACCTTAGACTCGATGGCTACACTTTCTTTACTTGCAATGCATTACACGATGTTGAAGACGAGGAGAAAGAGCAAAACCTTAGTTTTCACAGCGAAAAACTGGCTGTTGCTTTCGCTCTTCTTAGGTTCAAGGATAGGAGGACCATTAGGGTTATAAAGAATCTTCGGATTTGTTATGATTGCCATTGTTTCATGAAACATGTTTCTAATAAGTTCGACCGGGAAATTGTTGTCCGAGACCGGAACCGATTCCATCATTTTAGCAAGGGATCTTGTTCTTGCAAGGATTACTGGTAA